A single Brachybacterium sillae DNA region contains:
- a CDS encoding glycosyltransferase family 2 protein, protein MTEKLPLVSVVMPVFNGAHTLEQSMGSVLDQTCADLELLVVDDASTDSSAQVVERAASADPRVRLLRRASSGGPAAARNTALASARGRYVAFCDADDLWLSHKLERQLELARTSGAALVYCGYHRIAADYAGSVAQFTPDGRVVRVPSRLTHAQLLRRNVIGNLTAVVDTARTGPVRMPDLPGAEDWALWLKVVREHGPAAGIDQPLALYRTAQAHSHSADRGRAVRAVWRVLRQQEHLSRPGAAVRLLTGIAAALRKRRI, encoded by the coding sequence GTGACGGAGAAGCTCCCGCTGGTGTCGGTCGTGATGCCCGTCTTCAACGGCGCTCACACCCTTGAGCAGTCGATGGGGAGTGTACTCGATCAGACCTGCGCCGATTTGGAGCTGCTGGTCGTCGATGACGCTTCCACGGACTCGTCGGCACAGGTGGTGGAACGCGCCGCGAGCGCCGATCCCCGCGTCCGCCTTCTGCGTCGCGCCAGCAGTGGCGGCCCGGCCGCAGCGCGCAACACGGCTCTCGCGTCCGCCCGAGGGAGGTACGTGGCCTTCTGCGACGCCGATGACCTTTGGCTGTCGCACAAGTTGGAGCGTCAGCTGGAGCTCGCCCGGACGTCGGGAGCAGCGCTCGTCTACTGCGGCTACCACCGGATCGCTGCAGACTATGCAGGCAGCGTGGCGCAGTTCACGCCCGATGGGCGTGTCGTGCGAGTTCCGTCGCGACTGACCCATGCCCAGCTGTTGCGTCGCAATGTCATCGGCAACCTCACCGCGGTGGTGGACACCGCACGAACAGGTCCGGTGCGAATGCCAGACCTTCCCGGTGCGGAGGATTGGGCGCTGTGGTTGAAGGTGGTGCGCGAACACGGACCAGCGGCCGGCATCGATCAGCCTCTGGCTCTGTACCGCACCGCGCAGGCTCATTCACATTCGGCCGATCGAGGCCGGGCGGTCCGCGCGGTGTGGCGCGTGCTCCGTCAGCAGGAGCACCTCAGCCGGCCCGGCGCCGCGGTGCGACTCCTCACTGGGATCGCGGCGGCGCTGCGGAAGCGCCGGATCTGA
- a CDS encoding ABC transporter permease produces the protein MKTGITTDTSGSFSVTAVTSSDNTDTAGRHRTPDRRRWERTILADLKAEGLLPPRVTSAEAEALAQRAGLQQMGVRPPLGRYIQQVWERRSFIWNLSASRAYSRNQGSYLGQAWAVLRPVLDAAVYVIIFGFMFQSSAPGIDNRAAFITIGTFTYTLFQTSVMSGLNSIPTNLQLIRSHKFPRAVVPLAAVMTETVLFAPILLAMIVVAMITGLLPGMEPVPPTWSWVLLPFATVLLAIFSSGVALFFARLGARAPDIANALPFFLTLGRYASGAMFLIPAVVPDSMWIKPILLHQPLAIFLELFRAAFGNEQQIPMTLSLWAEAVAWTVGVFVVGFIFFWRAEETYGRD, from the coding sequence TTGAAGACGGGCATCACGACCGACACCAGCGGGAGCTTCTCCGTCACGGCAGTCACATCGTCCGATAATACCGACACCGCAGGCCGGCACCGCACGCCGGACCGGCGCCGCTGGGAGAGAACTATTTTGGCTGATCTCAAGGCGGAGGGCCTGCTGCCCCCTCGCGTGACCTCCGCGGAAGCCGAGGCGCTCGCCCAGCGAGCAGGCCTCCAGCAGATGGGAGTTCGGCCCCCGCTCGGTCGCTATATCCAGCAGGTCTGGGAGCGGCGCTCGTTCATCTGGAACCTCTCCGCCTCCCGTGCTTACTCCCGCAATCAGGGGTCGTACCTGGGGCAGGCGTGGGCGGTGCTCCGCCCGGTCCTGGACGCCGCGGTGTACGTGATCATCTTCGGATTCATGTTCCAGTCCAGCGCCCCGGGCATCGACAACCGAGCCGCGTTCATCACCATCGGCACTTTCACGTACACGCTGTTCCAGACCTCGGTGATGTCCGGCTTAAACTCGATCCCCACGAACCTGCAGCTCATTCGCTCGCACAAGTTCCCCCGCGCGGTGGTGCCCCTGGCGGCGGTGATGACGGAGACAGTGTTGTTCGCTCCGATCCTGCTGGCGATGATCGTGGTGGCGATGATCACTGGCCTCCTGCCCGGTATGGAGCCTGTCCCGCCCACGTGGTCATGGGTTCTGCTTCCGTTCGCCACGGTGCTTCTGGCGATATTCTCCTCAGGTGTGGCACTGTTCTTTGCCCGATTGGGCGCCCGCGCTCCAGACATCGCCAATGCCCTGCCTTTCTTCCTGACCCTGGGACGCTATGCCTCCGGCGCTATGTTCCTCATCCCGGCAGTGGTGCCGGACTCGATGTGGATCAAGCCGATCCTGCTGCATCAGCCGCTGGCGATCTTCCTGGAGCTGTTCCGCGCCGCATTCGGGAACGAGCAGCAGATTCCCATGACCCTGAGCCTGTGGGCCGAGGCGGTCGCCTGGACCGTGGGGGTGTTCGTGGTGGGGTTCATTTTCTTCTGGCGAGCAGAGGAGACGTACGGCCGTGACTGA
- the purE gene encoding 5-(carboxyamino)imidazole ribonucleotide mutase, whose amino-acid sequence MTTTPSANPSETAPENLPGNPTGTPLVGVVMGSDSDFPTMRAAVEALAEFGIDCEVDVVSAHRMPEDMVAWGRSAAERGLRVVIAGAGGAAHLPGMLASLTPLPVIGVPVPLKHLDGMDSLLSIVQMPAGVPVATVSIGGARNAGLLAARILASGSDERAAQLRDRMVAFQQELRATAQRKGESLRAAQTRGEE is encoded by the coding sequence ATGACCACCACCCCGTCGGCGAACCCGTCCGAGACGGCGCCCGAGAACCTGCCCGGAAACCCCACCGGCACGCCGCTCGTCGGCGTGGTCATGGGCTCCGACTCCGACTTCCCGACCATGCGCGCGGCCGTCGAGGCCCTCGCCGAGTTCGGCATCGACTGCGAGGTCGACGTCGTCTCGGCCCACCGCATGCCGGAGGACATGGTCGCCTGGGGCCGCAGCGCGGCCGAGAGGGGCCTGCGCGTGGTGATCGCCGGGGCCGGCGGCGCCGCCCATCTGCCCGGCATGCTCGCCTCCCTCACCCCGCTGCCGGTGATCGGCGTGCCGGTGCCGCTGAAGCACCTCGACGGGATGGACTCCCTGCTGTCGATCGTGCAGATGCCCGCCGGCGTGCCCGTCGCAACGGTGTCGATCGGGGGCGCCCGCAACGCCGGTCTGCTCGCCGCGCGGATCCTGGCGTCCGGATCCGACGAGCGGGCCGCGCAGCTGCGGGACCGCATGGTCGCCTTCCAGCAGGAGCTGCGGGCCACCGCCCAGCGGAAGGGTGAGTCCCTGCGCGCCGCGCAGACCCGTGGCGAGGAGTGA
- a CDS encoding 5-(carboxyamino)imidazole ribonucleotide synthase, whose product MLMGPAIELGLPVTLLAASPDESAAQVAPRVVIGDPDDEAAVRELAAQVDVITFDHEHVPGDILRGVLADGLCAVHPGPDALAHAQDKLHMRERLTALGHPCPHWWRVTSRQELQDALAEAGGRAVLKTPRGGYDAHGVRIIADASEAEDWWEGRDTLLLEELVPFARELSAQVARRPGGETRAYPVVRSVQRDGVAYEVVAPTPELDDDAQREVQQLAACIAEDLGVVGMLAVELFQLEDGTVLVNELAMRPHNTGHWSMDGAVTGQFEQHLRAVADLPLGATDPVGPAAVMVNLLGGSREDLAAGALEAMADDPALKIHLYGKTVRPGRKVGHLNLVGEDPQDLLRRAHAAEELIIEGNGGTRA is encoded by the coding sequence ATGCTCATGGGGCCCGCCATCGAGCTCGGTCTCCCGGTGACTCTGCTCGCCGCTTCCCCGGATGAGTCCGCCGCCCAGGTCGCCCCCCGCGTCGTCATCGGCGATCCCGATGACGAGGCCGCAGTGCGGGAGCTCGCCGCACAGGTCGACGTGATCACCTTCGACCACGAACACGTGCCCGGGGACATCCTGCGGGGGGTGCTCGCCGACGGTCTGTGTGCCGTTCACCCCGGCCCCGACGCCCTCGCCCACGCGCAGGACAAACTGCACATGCGTGAGCGGCTGACCGCGCTGGGGCACCCGTGCCCGCACTGGTGGCGGGTCACCTCCCGGCAGGAGCTGCAGGACGCCCTCGCCGAGGCCGGTGGCCGTGCCGTGCTGAAGACCCCCCGCGGGGGCTACGACGCCCACGGCGTGCGGATCATCGCCGACGCCTCTGAGGCCGAGGACTGGTGGGAGGGCCGCGACACCCTGCTGCTCGAGGAGCTCGTGCCGTTCGCCCGGGAACTGTCCGCCCAGGTGGCGCGTCGCCCCGGGGGTGAAACCCGCGCCTACCCCGTGGTGCGCTCCGTGCAGCGCGACGGCGTCGCCTACGAGGTGGTGGCCCCCACCCCGGAGCTCGACGACGATGCCCAGCGGGAGGTGCAGCAGCTCGCCGCATGCATCGCCGAGGACCTCGGTGTGGTCGGGATGCTCGCCGTGGAGCTGTTCCAGCTCGAGGACGGCACCGTCCTGGTCAACGAGCTCGCCATGCGTCCCCACAACACAGGCCACTGGTCCATGGACGGAGCCGTCACCGGCCAGTTCGAACAGCATCTGCGGGCCGTCGCGGACCTCCCGCTCGGTGCCACCGACCCCGTGGGCCCCGCCGCGGTGATGGTGAACCTCCTCGGCGGCAGCCGCGAGGACCTCGCCGCCGGTGCCTTGGAGGCCATGGCCGACGACCCCGCCCTGAAGATCCACCTCTACGGAAAGACGGTGCGGCCGGGCCGCAAGGTCGGGCACCTGAACCTGGTGGGGGAGGACCCCCAGGACCTGCTGCGGCGCGCCCATGCCGCTGAGGAGCTCATCATCGAGGGCAACGGAGGGACTCGCGCATGA
- a CDS encoding sensor histidine kinase: MWGSVGPLTQVVATLIENSLTHGDGRTSVKVRRNDRSTVIEISDEGAGIPVGLGKRVFERAVSGPDSRGTGVGLALARTLVEDDGGRLELLVERPATFGVFLISAPGDDDDEAALAAAMTPEALAAAAPAPSARSGAGRVVSRRSGRRPSA; the protein is encoded by the coding sequence GTGTGGGGATCCGTCGGCCCCCTCACCCAGGTCGTCGCCACCCTGATCGAGAACTCCCTCACCCATGGCGACGGCCGCACCTCCGTCAAGGTGCGCCGCAACGACCGCTCCACCGTGATCGAGATCTCCGATGAGGGTGCCGGCATCCCCGTCGGGCTCGGCAAACGGGTGTTCGAACGCGCCGTCTCCGGGCCCGATTCCCGCGGCACCGGCGTGGGACTCGCCCTCGCCCGCACCCTCGTCGAGGACGACGGCGGGCGCCTGGAACTACTGGTGGAGCGCCCCGCCACCTTCGGGGTGTTCCTCATCTCCGCCCCCGGGGACGATGACGACGAGGCGGCTCTCGCCGCGGCCATGACGCCGGAGGCCCTTGCCGCCGCAGCTCCCGCCCCTAGCGCCCGGTCCGGCGCCGGCCGCGTGGTCTCGCGACGCAGCGGCCGCCGCCCCAGCGCCTAG
- a CDS encoding histidine kinase dimerization/phospho-acceptor domain-containing protein yields MRQRVLQATLITVLLSVLMLGIPLAVSWLELTKMKLRSDGLDVAERVRVETDERLAAGEPIDAVLLQNIVDEQEQLNVSIRVAIGDREVSAGPPIRSDDGSIVAGLVGGHGQRITVMIPPGDVRAQTASAWVLIAVAGLASLSIGVSVALWQAQRISSPLARLTRRAEELGSGRARGPWKSSGIAEIDTVADELSRSGALLTERLEAESRLASDASHQLRTPLTALSMRLDEILATSSEEPVREEARIALEQIDRLTSVVHDLINAPAPPSGALPVWWSCGPCSPSRARNGPRRSVPPAASCASRCRAPPPCGDPSAPSPRSSPP; encoded by the coding sequence GTGCGCCAGCGGGTCCTCCAGGCCACGCTGATCACCGTGCTCCTCTCGGTGCTCATGCTCGGCATCCCCCTCGCGGTGTCGTGGCTGGAGCTCACGAAGATGAAGCTGCGCTCCGACGGCCTGGACGTCGCGGAGCGGGTGCGTGTGGAGACCGATGAGCGTCTGGCCGCCGGGGAGCCGATCGACGCCGTCCTGCTGCAGAACATCGTCGACGAGCAGGAACAGCTGAACGTCTCCATCCGCGTGGCCATCGGCGACCGTGAGGTCTCCGCCGGCCCCCCGATCCGCAGCGACGACGGCAGCATCGTCGCCGGTCTGGTCGGCGGGCACGGCCAGCGCATCACCGTGATGATCCCGCCCGGTGACGTGCGCGCCCAGACCGCCAGCGCGTGGGTGCTGATCGCCGTCGCGGGCCTGGCCTCCCTGTCGATCGGCGTATCGGTGGCGTTGTGGCAGGCCCAGCGGATCTCCAGTCCGCTGGCGCGCCTGACCCGCCGGGCGGAGGAGCTCGGCTCGGGTCGCGCCCGCGGTCCCTGGAAGAGCAGCGGCATCGCGGAGATCGACACCGTCGCTGATGAGCTCTCCCGCTCCGGCGCGTTGCTCACCGAACGTCTTGAGGCCGAGAGCCGCCTCGCGTCCGACGCCTCCCACCAGCTGCGCACCCCCCTCACGGCACTGTCCATGCGCCTGGACGAGATCCTCGCGACCAGCTCCGAGGAACCGGTCCGGGAAGAGGCCCGCATCGCCCTGGAGCAGATCGATCGCCTCACCTCCGTGGTGCACGACCTCATCAACGCCCCCGCGCCTCCCAGCGGCGCACTCCCGGTGTGGTGGAGCTGCGGGCCCTGCTCACCCAGCAGAGCGAGGAATGGTCCCCGGCGTTCCGTGCCGCCGGCCGCGAGCTGCGCATCGAGGTGCCGCGCTCCGCCGCCGTGTGGGGATCCGTCGGCCCCCTCACCCAGGTCGTCGCCACCCTGA
- a CDS encoding response regulator transcription factor, with protein sequence MTRLLLVEDDSAIAEPLSRALGREGYTVTRASRGTDALAIAAGSDPIDLVILDLGLPDLDGLEVARRLRNGGLESPILILTARADEVDAVVGLDAGADDYVTKPFRLGELQARIRALLRRTQATEESSSSYDVNGVSLDVAARRAYADGEELSFSAKEYDLLTVLVREAGSVVTRDDLMREVWGAEWWGSTKTLDMHISWLRRKLGDDAANPRRITTVRGVGFRFETGAGS encoded by the coding sequence GTGACACGACTGCTTCTCGTCGAGGACGACTCCGCCATCGCCGAGCCCCTCTCCCGGGCGCTCGGTCGCGAGGGCTACACGGTCACGCGGGCCTCCCGCGGCACCGATGCCCTCGCCATCGCCGCGGGCAGCGACCCCATCGACCTCGTGATCCTGGACCTCGGCCTGCCCGACCTCGACGGTCTCGAGGTCGCCCGGCGGCTGCGCAATGGCGGCCTCGAATCGCCGATCCTCATCCTCACCGCCCGCGCCGACGAGGTCGACGCCGTCGTCGGTCTCGACGCCGGCGCCGATGACTACGTCACCAAGCCGTTCCGGCTCGGCGAGCTGCAGGCCCGCATTCGGGCCCTGCTGCGGCGCACCCAGGCCACCGAGGAGTCCAGCAGTAGCTACGACGTCAACGGCGTGAGCCTGGACGTCGCCGCGCGTCGCGCCTACGCCGACGGTGAGGAACTGAGCTTCTCCGCCAAGGAGTACGACCTGCTCACCGTGCTGGTGCGGGAGGCCGGCAGCGTCGTCACCCGCGATGACCTGATGCGGGAGGTGTGGGGCGCCGAGTGGTGGGGCTCCACCAAGACCCTCGACATGCACATCTCCTGGTTGCGCCGCAAGCTCGGCGACGACGCGGCGAACCCCCGGCGGATCACCACGGTGCGAGGAGTGGGCTTCCGGTTCGAGACCGGCGCCGGGAGCTGA
- a CDS encoding adenylate/guanylate cyclase domain-containing protein has translation MVEQSEESSDPAVPLQWVRSTGSTQDEARAALAAGSEAPFAVATDDQRQGRGRLDRSWVTPAGSGLALTLAHRSTLPPPRRGWYPHAVGVAALEVLHRLGAPLVAGAAPGSTSPAGHPGGDRLGLKWPNDLHTADGRKLGGILLEGHGTDHVLVGLGLNLRGPVREATGAPVPGAAWLNGPGGLVVGTDDHRTEPPVWPWDAQALAAALARRVAARLAGLDRTGGDAEAIDLAITYRESCITLGRGVRVSALGGSSAGMPDPSVDVRGPVHGSALEGIALGWTPRADCCCSLPRVMSERWTSGTWSTCETPLTAPPSVRPPRPFRPHPRILEPPRRTTVSTETEPPQQPSTIPPSRPEDAPQPPPDDELDAALSQLLGRDPGAGGDAETHLRAVHQRFADVRRSVAALEDLLLQGPRTYTRRDLARLEGVDERLTAMYWRSLGFSTVDGDTAVFTEEDAYAIGDLAALVEEGVISEQTFANISRGMGFHMGRLAMWLTEALVEEAKTGRGLSDPEARMWMLEEMPELVETLETQVMYAFRRQLAAYSARAGSEVLHAAEDDHPDELFPLHRAVGFADLVQFTRLALQLSGSELADVISTFEIICRDTVSEGGGRVVKTVGDEVMFLADTPEAGAQIAVSISEAIAQEAGLPAVRVGMAWGSMFSRYGDVFGPTVNLAARLEGMAEPGTVLVDDATAEAVERAAPGAFRIEDRRTVDLHGIGPSPVVHLGRGDSAPLSLRL, from the coding sequence TTGGTCGAGCAGTCCGAAGAGTCGTCCGACCCCGCCGTTCCCCTGCAGTGGGTGCGGTCGACCGGCAGTACCCAGGACGAGGCCCGCGCCGCGCTCGCCGCCGGTTCCGAGGCGCCGTTCGCCGTCGCCACCGACGACCAGCGGCAGGGGCGCGGGCGCCTCGACCGCAGCTGGGTGACGCCAGCCGGTTCCGGTCTGGCGCTCACCCTCGCCCACCGCAGCACCCTGCCTCCGCCCCGCCGCGGCTGGTACCCGCACGCTGTCGGCGTCGCCGCCCTCGAGGTGCTCCACCGTCTTGGGGCCCCGCTCGTCGCGGGCGCCGCGCCGGGGTCGACGTCACCCGCCGGACACCCCGGTGGGGACCGCCTCGGTCTGAAATGGCCCAATGACCTCCACACCGCCGATGGCCGCAAACTCGGCGGCATCCTGCTGGAAGGTCACGGCACTGACCACGTGCTGGTCGGACTCGGTCTGAATCTGCGTGGCCCGGTGCGCGAAGCGACCGGTGCGCCGGTGCCCGGCGCGGCCTGGCTGAACGGACCGGGTGGGCTTGTCGTCGGCACTGACGACCACCGCACGGAACCGCCCGTGTGGCCCTGGGATGCGCAGGCCCTCGCGGCGGCGCTCGCCCGCCGTGTCGCGGCTCGACTCGCCGGGCTCGACCGCACCGGTGGGGATGCGGAGGCGATCGACCTCGCCATCACGTATCGTGAGAGCTGCATCACACTGGGTAGGGGGGTGCGGGTGAGCGCCCTGGGGGGTTCCTCCGCGGGCATGCCCGATCCGTCTGTGGACGTCAGAGGTCCGGTCCACGGATCCGCCCTCGAGGGGATCGCCCTGGGGTGGACTCCGCGGGCCGACTGCTGCTGCAGCCTGCCGAGGGTGATGTCCGAGCGGTGGACATCGGGGACGTGGAGCACGTGCGAGACGCCCCTGACGGCTCCGCCGTCCGTCCGCCCGCCCCGACCGTTCCGCCCACATCCCCGGATCCTCGAACCCCCACGGAGGACAACGGTGAGCACTGAGACCGAACCGCCCCAGCAGCCCTCGACCATCCCGCCGTCGCGGCCGGAGGACGCCCCGCAGCCGCCACCGGACGACGAGCTCGATGCTGCCCTCAGCCAGCTCCTGGGTCGTGACCCCGGCGCCGGCGGGGATGCCGAGACGCATCTGCGCGCCGTCCACCAGCGCTTCGCCGACGTCCGCCGCAGTGTCGCCGCCCTGGAGGACCTGCTGCTGCAGGGCCCCCGCACCTACACCCGCCGTGACCTCGCGCGGCTCGAGGGTGTCGACGAACGACTCACCGCCATGTACTGGCGATCCCTCGGCTTCTCCACCGTGGACGGCGACACCGCCGTGTTCACGGAGGAGGACGCCTACGCCATCGGGGACCTCGCCGCCCTCGTGGAGGAGGGCGTGATCTCCGAGCAGACCTTCGCGAACATCTCCCGCGGCATGGGGTTCCACATGGGGCGCCTGGCGATGTGGCTCACCGAGGCCCTGGTGGAGGAGGCGAAGACCGGACGGGGACTGTCCGACCCCGAGGCCCGCATGTGGATGCTCGAGGAGATGCCCGAGCTGGTGGAGACCCTCGAGACCCAGGTGATGTACGCCTTCCGTCGTCAGCTCGCCGCCTACAGTGCCCGCGCCGGATCCGAGGTGCTCCACGCCGCCGAGGACGACCACCCCGATGAGCTGTTCCCCCTGCACCGCGCCGTCGGCTTCGCGGACCTCGTGCAGTTCACCCGCCTGGCCCTGCAGTTGAGCGGATCGGAGTTGGCGGACGTCATCAGCACCTTCGAGATCATCTGCCGTGACACCGTCAGCGAGGGAGGTGGCCGCGTGGTGAAGACCGTCGGTGACGAGGTCATGTTCCTCGCCGACACGCCGGAGGCCGGTGCACAGATCGCCGTGTCCATCTCCGAGGCCATCGCCCAAGAGGCCGGGCTCCCGGCAGTCCGCGTCGGAATGGCCTGGGGGTCGATGTTCTCCCGCTACGGGGACGTGTTCGGCCCGACCGTGAACCTCGCCGCCCGCCTGGAGGGTATGGCCGAACCCGGCACGGTGCTGGTCGATGACGCCACCGCCGAGGCGGTGGAGCGGGCCGCCCCGGGGGCGTTCCGGATCGAGGACCGCCGCACCGTGGACCTGCACGGCATCGGACCGAGCCCCGTGGTGCACCTGGGTCGCGGTGACAGCGCCCCCCTGTCCCTGCGGCTGTGA
- a CDS encoding acyl-CoA carboxylase subunit beta, whose protein sequence is MTDLSRPVTTAQRLEELAAREKSAVEQAGAVAVEKQHARGKKTARERLEDLLDEGSFVETDRFVRHQSTSFGIDAKRPEGDGVITGYGTIDGRQVCVYSQDFTVFGGSLGEAHGRKIQKIQDLALSTGVPIIGILDGGGARIQEGVGSLAAFAGMMRRNTLASGVIPQISLIMGPAAGGAVYSPALMDVIVMVEKTSHMFITGPDVIRTVTGEDVGFEELGGARTHSTRSGVAHHMAPDETEAIEYVKDLLSYLPPNTLTPAPVYPTPRVEGPEAEDLALDTLVPDSPNQPYDMQAVLRAVLDDGELLEMQAAFAPNVIVGFGRVEGHSVGVIANQPSHFAGTLDIDASEKAARFVRLCDAFNVPVLTFVDTPGFLPGTDQEYSGIIRRGAKLLYAYAEATVPLVTVITRKAYGGAYIVMGSKDLGADINLAWPTAQIAVMGAQGAVNILHRQHLRSVSEEGGDVEAERQRLQTEYEERFANPYTAAERGWIDGVIRPSETRVQVARALRALRTKRQSLPTKKHGNIPL, encoded by the coding sequence GTGACAGACCTGTCCCGGCCCGTCACCACCGCGCAGCGGCTCGAGGAACTCGCCGCGCGCGAGAAGAGCGCCGTGGAGCAGGCGGGCGCCGTCGCCGTCGAGAAGCAGCACGCCCGGGGCAAGAAGACCGCCCGCGAACGCCTCGAGGATCTCCTGGACGAAGGCTCCTTCGTCGAGACCGACCGTTTCGTGCGGCACCAGTCCACCAGCTTCGGCATCGACGCCAAGCGACCGGAGGGCGACGGCGTGATCACCGGGTACGGCACCATCGACGGCCGCCAGGTGTGCGTGTACTCGCAGGACTTCACCGTGTTCGGCGGGTCGCTCGGGGAGGCCCACGGCCGCAAGATCCAGAAGATCCAGGACCTCGCGCTGTCCACCGGGGTCCCGATCATCGGGATTCTCGACGGCGGCGGTGCCCGCATCCAGGAGGGGGTCGGCTCCCTCGCGGCGTTCGCCGGGATGATGCGCCGCAACACCCTCGCCTCCGGTGTGATCCCGCAGATCAGCCTGATCATGGGGCCGGCCGCCGGAGGTGCGGTCTACTCCCCCGCCCTGATGGACGTCATCGTGATGGTCGAGAAGACCTCCCACATGTTCATCACCGGGCCGGACGTCATCCGCACCGTGACCGGTGAGGACGTCGGCTTCGAGGAACTCGGCGGTGCCCGCACCCACAGCACCCGCAGCGGTGTGGCGCACCACATGGCGCCCGACGAGACCGAGGCCATCGAGTACGTCAAGGATCTGCTGTCCTACCTGCCGCCGAACACGCTGACCCCCGCGCCGGTGTATCCGACACCGCGGGTGGAAGGACCGGAGGCGGAGGACCTCGCCCTCGACACCCTGGTGCCGGACTCCCCCAACCAGCCGTATGACATGCAGGCTGTGCTGCGGGCTGTGCTCGATGACGGTGAGCTGCTGGAGATGCAGGCCGCCTTCGCGCCGAACGTCATCGTCGGTTTCGGCCGTGTGGAGGGCCACAGTGTCGGCGTGATCGCCAACCAGCCCTCGCACTTCGCGGGGACCCTCGACATCGACGCCTCCGAGAAGGCGGCCCGGTTCGTGCGCCTGTGCGACGCCTTCAACGTGCCGGTGCTGACGTTCGTCGACACCCCGGGATTCCTGCCCGGCACCGACCAGGAGTACAGCGGCATCATCCGCCGCGGCGCGAAACTGCTGTACGCGTACGCGGAGGCGACGGTGCCGCTGGTCACCGTCATCACCCGCAAGGCCTACGGCGGTGCATACATCGTGATGGGTTCGAAGGACCTCGGCGCCGACATCAACCTGGCCTGGCCCACCGCCCAGATCGCGGTGATGGGCGCCCAGGGCGCGGTGAACATCCTCCACCGGCAGCATCTGCGGTCCGTGTCCGAGGAGGGCGGTGACGTGGAGGCGGAGCGTCAGCGCCTGCAGACGGAGTACGAGGAGCGGTTCGCCAACCCGTACACCGCGGCCGAGCGCGGCTGGATCGACGGGGTGATCCGTCCGTCCGAGACCCGCGTGCAGGTGGCGCGCGCCCTGCGGGCCCTGCGCACCAAGCGTCAGTCCCTGCCCACCAAGAAGCACGGGAACATCCCCCTGTGA
- a CDS encoding acyl-CoA carboxylase subunit epsilon has translation MSNPESGTATDPGEQPDPSPDRPEVRLVSGRLSDTELAAIAVTLAAINAASHVEARERELAEGGPGRADAWSDPALGLPGAHRLRTAPSPTAWQFSDR, from the coding sequence GTGAGCAACCCCGAGAGCGGCACCGCGACCGATCCCGGTGAGCAGCCGGACCCCTCCCCCGACCGGCCGGAGGTCCGCCTGGTCTCCGGGCGTCTGAGCGACACCGAGCTCGCGGCGATCGCGGTCACGCTCGCGGCGATCAACGCCGCCAGCCACGTCGAGGCCCGCGAGCGTGAACTCGCCGAGGGCGGGCCGGGCCGGGCCGACGCCTGGTCCGATCCGGCCCTCGGCCTTCCCGGCGCCCACCGATTGCGCACTGCACCCTCGCCGACGGCCTGGCAGTTCTCCGACCGTTGA